GTCCCGTCCGATGCCCTCCGCGGGATCGTCGCACGCCTCGATGAACTGATCGCCGCACGCCCCGACGGGGCCGCGGGCGGCTTCGCGCCGAACGGCAAGGTGCGGACCCACGAATACGGCGCCTTCCGCTCCACCTTCCACGGGCGCGGCATGGAGTTCGACGAGGCGCGGATCTACCAGCCGGGCGACGATATCCGCACCATCGACTGGCGCGTGACGGCCCGGACCGGCAAGGTCCACACCAAGCTGTTCCATGAAGAGCGCGAGCGGCCGGTGCTGATCATGGCCGATATCCGCACCGCCATGCGGTTCGGCACCCGCGCGATGTTCAAGTCCGTGCTGGCCGCCAAGGCCGCTGCGGTTCTGACCTGGGTCGCCATCGAGGGCAACGACCGCGTCGGGGGAATGGTGCTTTCGCCCCACGGCCAGCGCCAGTTCCGCCCGCAGCGAAGCCGGGCGCGCATCCTCGCCTTCGTCAAGGCCATCTCAGAGGCGACCGCCGAGGGTTTCGACGAGGAAGGCTTCGCCATCGAGCGCCCAGCGGCCGAGCCGACCCTTGCCGACGCGCTCGGGCGGCTGCGGCTGACCGCGCGGCCCGGCACGCTGGTGTTCATCGTCAGCGACTTCCACGATTTCGACGAGGCGGCCGGCCGGGAGCTGTCTCGGCTCGCGCGACACAGCCACGTCACCAACCTGCTCGTCTATGACGGCATCGAGGCCGATGCGCCGCAGCGCGGGGTCTACAGCGTCAGCGACGGCGAGGCCGTGGCGATGCTCGACGCCGACAGCGATGCGGTGCGGCAGGCCTATGCCCGTCGCTTCCGCGAGCGGCGCGAGACGATCGAGGCGCTTTGCCGCCAGCGCGGCATGGCGTTCGTGCCGCTCGTCACCGGCCAGGACCCGACCGACGTGCTGCACCCCGAACGGCTGCGCGCGGCCGGGCGCTTGCGGAGGACGGCGGCATGACGACGCCCGCGGTCGCTCCCACCCTTCCCGCCGCCGCCCCCGGCGCTGCCGCTGCTGCCGATCCCCTGGCGAGCCTGCGGGACATTCACCTGCCGGGCCCGGTGCCGTTCTGGCCGCCCGCCCCCGGCTGGTGGATGCTGGCCGGCCTCATCGTTCTCGTCGCGCTGGTGGCGGTGGCGCTCGAATGGCGCCGTCGCCGCACGCTCGGCTATCGCGCGCTGCAGGAACTCGCCGCCATCGAGAAAGACCGCGGACGCTATGCCGACAGCCGCGCCGTCGCCGAGGCCGCGGCCGTGCTGGTGCGCCGCATCGTGCTGACCCGCGGCGACGCCACCCGGGCCGCCGCGATGTCGGGCGAGAACTGGCTGGCCTTCCTCGGCAGCGGCAAGGC
This DNA window, taken from Pseudoxanthobacter soli DSM 19599, encodes the following:
- a CDS encoding DUF58 domain-containing protein, with protein sequence MSDVPSDALRGIVARLDELIAARPDGAAGGFAPNGKVRTHEYGAFRSTFHGRGMEFDEARIYQPGDDIRTIDWRVTARTGKVHTKLFHEERERPVLIMADIRTAMRFGTRAMFKSVLAAKAAAVLTWVAIEGNDRVGGMVLSPHGQRQFRPQRSRARILAFVKAISEATAEGFDEEGFAIERPAAEPTLADALGRLRLTARPGTLVFIVSDFHDFDEAAGRELSRLARHSHVTNLLVYDGIEADAPQRGVYSVSDGEAVAMLDADSDAVRQAYARRFRERRETIEALCRQRGMAFVPLVTGQDPTDVLHPERLRAAGRLRRTAA
- a CDS encoding DUF4381 domain-containing protein, whose protein sequence is MTTPAVAPTLPAAAPGAAAAADPLASLRDIHLPGPVPFWPPAPGWWMLAGLIVLVALVAVALEWRRRRTLGYRALQELAAIEKDRGRYADSRAVAEAAAVLVRRIVLTRGDATRAAAMSGENWLAFLGSGKAGLPSEIGRHLAAAPYAPPSADLGIDRDSLIAAVRRWIRGNA